From the genome of Periplaneta americana isolate PAMFEO1 chromosome 17, P.americana_PAMFEO1_priV1, whole genome shotgun sequence:
CTCTGATATTAGTTCTGCAAAAGCATCTGATAGTTCTGATGGTGGTGaaaaggaaagaccaaaatataagtttttaaccactttcgaatttcatatATGTTGTTTCGGAGCTCCTGGTTTGATATAAGTACTGTTTCATATAATTTTCCTAAGTCAACTGTATCCTAAGTGAAATTTACATTCTATAATCTTATCACCCGGAAAATTAATTTTGGGAGCATTATGTGATGCTTCTTTAATCGTAATAGTTAAGAGATCGCGAGTGATTAGCCCACATTCTTCAAGTACCCTGGTGGGGCTGCTACCTTTGGCCTGGCACGCAATAACATCATGTAAGGAAAGTCAGATGTACCATACACCTACTAGTAACAAGACTGTAGCCCGGTAGCCTTGATGCTAACGTATTTACTTCTGCTAAGACGAAACAAATGTCAAATGGCAGAAAACTGCTCAGCTGTTAATCCTGTAAGTAAATAGACCATCATGATGGCAGTAAGAGAAATCAGTTAAATTGTTTATAGTTAAAGATGTTGTATCATGTGGAATGTAAAACAAAATCACAGGAGATTTAAGGGAATTCCAatgattgcgtgaaacgtctatAGCGGTAGGCCACTCAAATATAAGTACCGGTAATAAACTAAAATGTACTTTAGCATTgcagtgtattttatttgatattgtgtgtgtaggcctatataacccATATACCCAATATTGTGTGGAAAATctcgaggcacattaaatagagaatggtgCGAGACAGACTGCATGAAAACCACGAGGCATGAAGTTCATTTTACACTTCTATTTTCTTGGTACCACGTCAGAGTGAACTTTTCATGTCAAAACATTAcagtttttctctcttgtacttcgaacatagacgtttcacatgagaaatatgaaataatgaaAGTACTCTGTTTTGTTCCTCAGCTTGCAttcatcattataaattaataatatgattTGTAAACATTTCATCTGGAGGATATAACACAAATTTCTGAGCAGAAATAGAAACAATAAACTTTACCCTGAAACAGCTAAATTATTCGGAACAAACTTATTTCAAATGGTAGACCCAGACAGTAAACATCCAAGAAGCCAAAAAGATAATCAGAATTCTAAACAGCTTCCAGAAAATTATAGTAGTTCAGTGGATCATCTCACATGTCGGAATAATGGGGAATTAAATggcagagtccacacctgtggagtaatggtctggccgcgaaaccaggtggcccgggttcgaatcccggtcgggacaagttacctggttgaggttttttccggggttttccctcaacccaatatgagaaaatgctgggtaactttcggtgctggaccccggactaatttcaccgacattatcaccttaatttcattcagacgctaaataacctaagatgttgatacagcgttgtaaaataacccaataaattaattaaatggcaGACCAACTGGCCAAGAAAGGAACCAAACCACCACAAGCAATAAAGACACTGTACAAGAACATAATAAGGAAACAAGTAAAATCAAAAGCCACTGAAAGTTTCAAAAACAAAACAACTGACAGTTGACAAACCATAGGAAAACATCCACCAACATTTgaagaaatacaaaaacaaaccTGCAACTTTCAGATTATTGGTAATTTTCAGATTGTTTAGCTGCTCGCCTTCATAAAATAGAAATCAGAAACCTGTGCTCTCttaaaggaagaaaatagcaaaatggataGCAGCCACTTActacaataatcatcatcatcatcatcatcttcttcttcttcttcttcttcttcttccctggCTCTACAGCCTGGTGTGAGTCTTGGCCGCCTCTACTATATGCCTCCAATCATATCTGTTTCCAGCCTCTAATCTTCATTGCAGCAAGATCTGTCTCTATACAGTCTAATCATCTTGTTCTTCGGCAGCCCTTTCTTCTCCTTGAGTGGAGTCTCCCTTTGAACATTCTTTTTGGCATACAGTTATCTTCCATTCTTTCAAGGTGTCCCAGCCATCTTAATCTTTGCAATTTGATAAATCTAACAACATCCTAGTTctctattaaattatttagttCCTGATTATTTCGTATTCCCCATCTGTGCTCATCTTGTTTAATTGGTCCGAATATCTTActacaatacaaaaaaataaataaagacccTCAAGAGGACAGACCCATCATTGGCCTTTACTGGATTACTAGGAAGCAAAccagaataaaatttacaacactgccattagaagaaaaaggaaaagaagattattattattattattattattattattattattattattattattatttatgtatacaGATATGGGTTTCGATTTGAAGAAATTTTAGCTTTTGTATACACCGGTAATATCAACTTCTTCCATGGCATAAATCATAAATGTAAACGGTTAAAAGAGTCAAGTCATCTGTGTCATTAACATGGATAGTACTGAATATATATCTTGTTTTGtttgtaaaagtattttttagtaggttattttacgacactttatcaacatcttaggttatttagcgtctgaatgaaatgaaggtgataatgccagcattGATAGTCCAGCATTGATAGTCCAGCattgatagttacccagcatttgctcatattaggttgaggggaaaacccggaaaatacctcaaccagataacttgccccaaccaggaatcaaacccgggccaccaggtttcgcggccagatgcgctagccattactccacaggtgtggacttgtttgtaaaaaaaagtgggaaattatatatatatatatatatatatatatataatttcccacttttttatatatataattggtTTCTGATCAAAGTAGCACCAGAAGACCAAAGTAACTTCTTataaataaatgttgttgttgtatgCTAAAACagaaatgatgattatgataatgataatagttgtTATTAATATTCTTGTACATTTATTTAGTCCACAGTTgagtgaagaagaaaataaagaagtgtatggaAAATGTAACAATGTTAATGGACACGGACATAATTATGTTGGTAAGTTTATTTCTTGTAAATTTTTAGTACTATGTACAGATACTGTCTTATAAGTAATGTTGGTTTTGGAGCAACATTTTGGTTGGAGtatgttgtgacaagaaattaatctaatcttaaAAGTAAAGGCCATCAGATTCTATGATCTTGATTCACCTTTCAGCGAGGTTTGTTATCTCGCAACATTatcagtttctggtttttgaaGCGAAAAATTTGGTGATACCATTTCAACAACCTTCAAGTTATGGAAATTTCTTCCCCACAGGAAGTGGGCTACAGATCTAAACAGATGAtaatctgaaggcgcaagatcagGGCTAAATGTCAGGTGTGGTAGCAGTTCGATTCCTCCCAATTTCTGGATTTTTTTCCATTGTTGTTAGAGTGGTATGAAGTTTTGCATTGCTCTGTTGTAAGAGAATTCTATTTCGTTTAATTAATGCTGGGTACCtctctctcaaaacttcatgaatTCGTCctagctgttgagaataaagatccgCATAAACTGGATGTAGAGTCCATTTGGAACAAACTCCCAGTGAATCACATCAGACATAACATTACTTTGGGGTGGAACCagttttgtttaacgacgacttTGGCAAGCTGATGGAGATCAAGCCGCTGTTGAGATGTCAAGGTTGTTGTAGTATACCCATTTTTTTTATCATACAGTAgagcctctattatccgtggtaatgaagggggtgggctgaatggttaatcgaaaaaataggataatccgtaccataaaagatttttgtaaatttagtgaataatactaACACTTCCGTATTTTCCTCCATGTTCTTGTATTTAATACCCTAGGTAGaggatcagaagttcattaatttaagtctgGCCGTCAACGATTCTAAATACTGAATTAGAATTCTTTTATGTTCCAACTCCCAAAATAAGTTTCATTAGTTTCCATCAGTTTCTCATATTTTGTTCGCTCTaacatgaaatgtaaaattaaacaGTATAATTTTGAAGTTAACAATATACAAATGGAATAAATTCAAACCTAAGATTCTAAgaattgaataggcctacttgcagtaaattttttttcaaacttaatttattaGAGAAAactatttcattatgtatttgtgCTCTATTTTACTCTTCTACGTTATATCACAAACAATAACCACATTAATGAAGTGTATTATTTTACAGTTGAAGTAACATTACATGGGACAATTGATCCAAGTACAGGAATGGTAATGAACATTAATGATCTAAAGAAATATATGAACAACGCAATCATGGAACCATTGGACCACAAAAACCTGGATAAAGATGTCCCTTACTTCGGTAATGTAGTAAGCACCACTGAGAATGTATGTGTATTCATTTGGAACAATTTACAGAAACAATTACCTGATCCGTCAATTTTGTATGAAGTAAAAATTTATGAAACTGAAAagaatattgttatatttagagGAGAATTTGCCTAGTTTAAATTATTCAGTCTCTTTAAGCTGCTGGTATTTGTCACCTCTGCTActctttattattataatcattatcgtcatcaaaGTATGAGAATAATGATATGactctaaaattattaaacaaagcTGACCTATCCTTCCCCTAATTGAATGGTAAGAAATATTTTGGCATCTTTGATCTAATTAGCTTCACAACACAACTCCTTGAAATATTAGACatgtaaacattattttcagttttcttctttttatacTTCTTTTTTAGTTCTTCAGTTTCCAAACTGTAAAAACTTTCTCCTCGAGCTGTGATAAATttataataagttttgaaattgtaataattaGGCTATTCTAttaggttgttctgtatggttgtgaaacttggactctcactctgagagaggaacataggttcagggtgtttgagaataaggtgctaaggaaaatatttggggctaagcgggatgaagttacaggagaatggagaaagttacacaacacagaactgcacgcattgtattcttcacctgacataattaggaacattaaatccagacgtttgagatgggcagggcatgtagcacatatgggcgaatccagaaatgcatatagagtgttagttgggagaccggagggaaaaagacctttagggaggccaagacgtagatgggaggataatattaaaatggatttgagggaggtggggtatgatgatagagactggattaatcttgcacaggatagggaccactggcgggcttatgtgagggcggcaatgaaccttcgggttccttaaaagccatttgtaagtaagtaagtaataattaggCTATGAATTTAGCAAAATGAAGAAGCATTGAAGATCAGATCAACAGAAAAATGGTTATGAACAAAATTAGTAAGATATAATGTAGAACAATTTTGAATTACTGTAAGAAAAACtgattggtgatagtgaagaGTAAgatatgttataaatattattaatccatttaaaaacatatatttaatgtaaatagcgtaaaacggggtgacttgatacgctggggggggggggacttcatacattttgtaggttgatgtttTGTTTCGAATCACAATGACTACAAGGTTGCATAACTCTCAGGGGGATGGAAGGACATTCATCGCAGTCTTCATCAGACCTGGAGGTTGTGTAACTGAATCTATAAATGACGCCAAACAGTGAATCATGATACTTACAGGAATGTGGTCCTGTGAACTTCAATCATCCTTATTTAAGGAGATCAGGtcagcacaataaacctcaggctgctGTGCAAGCCTTTGGGTCTTCCTCTGTAACAGAGAAAAGAATAGTCATTCTGTGATTTTCTTGTACAGATGTGCGCACAATTtcgacatttatttcatattattgtaggCCTCCCAAAACGTTCATCACTCTTAGCAACATCAAAGCTATTTTTAAACCATATATACAGTTTATAAACCTATGCTCGACTCCAACAATCCTTCTAATAGACTTCAATTCTGAGCATGTACATTTGCTAGTTTTGCCTAGTTTTTGACGAAATCTGATGCAAATTCGTCAATAAATTTTTTCCACCATGACAAACAGCCAGTCGCACTTTAGAAAAAAACACTACTGCAAAGAAATTCGACAAGAATGGAAGACGTGATGTGTGACAGATGGTGCAATCTTAAGTATTACATTCAACATGTAACAAGCTGCTTCTTGCTGGACTAGGCCATTCATCAGTTATGAAACCAGACTGAGTACTTTTTGATCAGACCTCGTATAGTGAATACCCACCACTAATTTAGCATGTGTTCATGAAGTCCAGATTCATTTCCAAGAACTGCTTGCTGAGATGTTAGTTTTCTCTCGTCTCTCAGACATAAATGTTAGGAAGTACTTTCGTAACAAAATCTATTTATAATTGACAAACCTTGTTTTATTATATGAGCAgttaaaaatattgcaaaaagacacacaaaacattttgttcAATTCATAGTCTATTTATAAGATGTGAGTATTACAGGTTGGGATTAGTCTCATTCCATTCACAGATGTTATATGTCTTGTTGCTATCAGTATTTGTTACTAAAAATATCCTTACTTACTATGATTAAAAATTTAAGTTCCTATATAAAACGAGATGTTGACTCTGATACAAATGCTTATAAGCAGAGACATTTGGGATAATATcgatttatcaatttttttttttttttcagatatttcCTTTTCTTAAGGAAGTAAAATGTAGATTTATGTCTTCCTTATGTAATACTATGCTTTATCAATTTgagtacgaggcgcgtccaggaagtaagtttccctgggacaGTGGCGTAGTCAGACTAATTATTTTGAgtgggccagatatgcagggtttagaaagtacctgacccatctcctgacaaAGCCATTGCtgtcaactctcttgaaactcattctctgaagtcttatttaatatcatgcaaaattatgataatcatgcaaggcatactataaaacgcttcataaggtgaactggagctgtcgagatttcctagcaacgaatctgtcgatcgctgatgatgggtccttcaacaaatcccaacttttctcccgttcaatAGATAGAATTtctagattacaaagccttgtgcttgacatgattgtcgaatttttcttcgtttcagagctttgtaaagttttatatcattgccttaatgaaggacgaacatttactaatatccatttttggagactgaggtgcttccgataatgaatttgcaagagcaagaatatcgtctaaacataccaaataaaataaggtgtcaaatttttctagctgatgtaacaataCAGTAGCCTTCATGGCTTCCTTCTTTTTATAgctgccagacaattttttaggcccaatccaacacagttaaattggctcttgatgaaatgaacgcattttttactttttaccttaatgctatcgactgtaactattgctctggagccatgatttagttttaatgttgagtatttgAGCTACGCCACTGCC
Proteins encoded in this window:
- the pr gene encoding 6-pyruvoyl tetrahydrobiopterin synthase isoform X1, coding for MSKFPVAYLTRKEIFSACHRLHSPQLSEEENKEVYGKCNNVNGHGHNYVVEVTLHGTIDPSTGMVMNINDLKKYMNNAIMEPLDHKNLDKDVPYFDGT
- the pr gene encoding 6-pyruvoyl tetrahydrobiopterin synthase isoform X2 is translated as MSKFPVAYLTRKEIFSACHRLHSPQLSEEENKEVYGKCNNVNGHGHNYVVEVTLHGTIDPSTGMVMNINDLKKYMNNAIMEPLDHKNLDKDVPYFGNVVSTTENVCVFIWNNLQKQLPDPSILYEVKIYETEKNIVIFRGEFA